The following coding sequences lie in one Bacteroidota bacterium genomic window:
- a CDS encoding YihA family ribosome biogenesis GTP-binding protein — protein MIKKIIKKAEYISSQPTWKTLVFEKSHEYAFIGRSNVGKSSLINALCDKKKLALVSKKPGKTKMLNLFRINDAWNLMDLPGYGYAKASKTDRVGFQEMLSDYFNNRKNLVNVFVLVDPNIPPQKIDIDFINFLGENVVAFAIVYTKTDKSTLNKINQNIQAFERELLKEWEELPPSFRTSANTKDGIEKITSYIDQLNKEVELLKD, from the coding sequence ATGATTAAAAAAATAATCAAAAAAGCAGAGTATATTTCAAGTCAGCCAACATGGAAAACATTAGTATTTGAAAAAAGTCATGAATATGCTTTTATTGGGCGGTCTAATGTTGGAAAATCATCACTGATAAATGCCTTGTGTGATAAGAAAAAGTTAGCACTGGTTTCAAAAAAACCCGGTAAAACAAAAATGCTTAATTTGTTCAGGATCAATGATGCATGGAATTTAATGGATTTACCTGGCTATGGTTATGCAAAAGCATCTAAAACTGATCGAGTTGGATTTCAGGAAATGTTGAGTGATTATTTCAATAATCGCAAAAACTTGGTCAATGTGTTTGTGCTGGTGGATCCCAATATTCCTCCGCAAAAAATTGATATTGATTTCATCAACTTTCTGGGTGAAAATGTAGTGGCTTTCGCAATTGTGTATACCAAAACGGATAAAAGTACATTGAACAAAATCAATCAAAACATACAGGCATTCGAAAGAGAACTGCTAAAAGAGTGGGAAGAACTCCCCCCTTCTTTCCGTACATCAGCAAATACCAAAGATGGAATTGAAAAGATAACCAGTTATATTGATCAACTCAATAAGGAAGTTGAATTGTTGAAGGATTAA
- a CDS encoding T9SS type A sorting domain-containing protein encodes MRKLFFVLLIVSLSFFAKATHQYGSDITWTCVGQDSFLVKYTYYRDCNGIQGSTNTLNIRDHSTNTLIRSESLAFSSTVDITPICSSIDSRCNGNSTFPYGIEKKIALKVVYLGNVGSICEIRFENYGDSRVGTSNLSSGGVGVFVYSVLNRCLSPCDNSPQLMNDPILLGCIGTDFHYNIGANDQDRDSIGNLSDSISYELNQPRNSYGTTISYSGSYSYDKPLYFWGFPNANATLPHGTGFRLNKQTGDIEFRPMKIESTFLMLKVIEWRKISGVYVKIGEVNRDIAFQVISCPQNNKPRFSNLNTLRICAGNNLVLPVLYTDTDFHDTVQYKLIQKPAGSTWSDNNLTTRKASGTLYWQTDSSDISVNPYTLTLQIYDNKCPAYGQSSKSYLIYVEPSPKAEIEILHVGINKYELKAINTKSVISYKLYVNNKHVKSNADYFLIINSIGSYPIRLEVEGSGCTKAYFDTLEILKKIKVELPNDTVICKNGSISITPIVSDSLSHVSYIWSTGDSTSFLQLNSLVKDTLVILEVRDSMFSDTDSMWIKVDDFNISLSQDTITCPGNPVELSATPQFDEGHIISSFNWLDLSCTCPKGHTESIIVYMPGTFSCEAINENGCKDKDTIIVFYDKEPKINFLPIPDICLNDENLALDSFVSPKGGIWYGQDTILVKNNVLRVNKADAKSYLLFYSYTDTATHCFTFDKTTVAIKDYPKINIIQAFSFCDEDEYLDLEPYVSPDGGIWSGSTGIGFDHFFNPSKSNSTNPLVYKVSDSNGCANSKEIYFNLNPLPIVDFVADKDTGTLPLQVQFINQSSISSGIITNYLWYFGDGDSSFFEHPSHTYLNQGLLDVKLIAISDSTCIGELTKEQLIEVFSSLHENHEQFVTIYPNPVSDKLFIDVGKITNCQSISIFNTVGMKVLSDNNAKLPCTIDVIGLKQGIYFLQLDLNEFQLSRRILIE; translated from the coding sequence ATGAGAAAGTTGTTTTTTGTTTTATTAATTGTATCCTTAAGTTTTTTTGCAAAAGCCACCCATCAATATGGTTCTGATATTACTTGGACTTGTGTGGGTCAGGATAGTTTTTTGGTTAAGTATACTTATTATCGAGATTGTAATGGGATTCAAGGTTCAACAAATACACTTAATATTAGAGATCATAGTACTAACACGTTGATCAGGTCTGAATCATTAGCATTTTCTTCTACAGTTGATATTACTCCCATTTGTTCAAGCATTGATTCAAGGTGTAATGGTAATTCAACTTTTCCATATGGAATAGAAAAAAAGATTGCCCTCAAAGTAGTTTATCTTGGAAATGTTGGTAGTATTTGTGAAATCAGGTTTGAGAACTATGGGGATTCAAGAGTTGGCACATCAAATTTATCCAGTGGAGGAGTAGGCGTTTTTGTTTATTCAGTATTAAATCGATGTTTAAGTCCTTGCGATAATAGCCCACAATTAATGAATGATCCTATCTTATTAGGTTGTATTGGTACTGATTTTCATTACAATATTGGAGCAAATGATCAGGATAGAGATTCCATCGGCAATTTGTCGGATTCAATTTCGTATGAGCTTAACCAACCACGTAATAGTTATGGTACTACTATAAGTTATTCGGGCAGTTATAGTTATGATAAACCATTGTATTTCTGGGGATTCCCAAATGCAAATGCCACATTACCACATGGTACTGGCTTTCGTCTTAACAAGCAAACTGGAGATATCGAATTTCGACCAATGAAAATTGAAAGCACATTCTTAATGTTAAAAGTAATTGAATGGCGAAAAATTAGTGGAGTGTATGTGAAAATAGGGGAAGTTAATCGAGACATAGCTTTTCAGGTTATTTCATGTCCTCAAAATAATAAGCCTCGATTTTCTAACTTAAACACATTACGAATTTGTGCAGGTAATAATCTAGTACTACCAGTTTTATATACTGATACTGACTTCCATGATACTGTTCAATATAAATTAATTCAAAAACCAGCAGGGAGCACATGGTCAGATAACAATTTAACAACTAGGAAAGCAAGTGGTACTTTATATTGGCAAACAGATAGCTCAGATATTTCTGTAAACCCTTATACGCTTACGTTACAGATATATGACAATAAGTGTCCAGCTTATGGGCAATCCTCAAAATCTTATTTGATATATGTTGAACCTTCACCAAAGGCCGAAATAGAGATCTTACATGTTGGAATAAATAAATATGAATTAAAAGCAATCAATACAAAAAGTGTCATATCCTACAAATTGTATGTTAATAACAAGCATGTAAAGTCGAATGCTGATTATTTTTTAATTATAAATAGTATTGGCTCATATCCAATCAGATTGGAAGTGGAAGGAAGTGGATGTACAAAAGCTTATTTTGATACGTTAGAAATTCTGAAAAAAATTAAAGTTGAATTACCGAATGACACAGTAATTTGTAAGAATGGGAGCATTTCAATTACTCCTATAGTTTCGGACTCACTTAGCCATGTCAGTTATATATGGAGTACTGGAGATTCAACATCTTTTTTGCAACTAAATTCTTTGGTAAAGGATACACTTGTAATTTTAGAAGTAAGAGATTCAATGTTTTCCGATACAGATAGCATGTGGATTAAAGTCGATGACTTCAATATTTCTCTATCTCAGGATACAATTACCTGCCCTGGTAATCCAGTAGAACTGAGTGCTACACCCCAATTTGATGAAGGTCATATAATTTCATCTTTTAATTGGCTGGATTTGTCTTGCACTTGCCCCAAAGGACATACAGAAAGTATTATTGTTTACATGCCCGGTACTTTTAGTTGTGAAGCGATTAATGAAAATGGCTGTAAGGATAAAGACACTATAATAGTTTTTTACGACAAAGAACCCAAGATTAACTTTTTACCTATTCCAGATATTTGCCTGAATGATGAAAATCTGGCTCTTGATAGTTTTGTATCTCCAAAAGGAGGAATCTGGTATGGTCAGGATACCATACTTGTTAAGAATAATGTGTTAAGAGTTAATAAAGCCGATGCAAAATCTTACTTGTTATTCTATTCCTATACAGATACAGCAACCCATTGTTTCACTTTCGACAAAACAACTGTTGCGATAAAAGATTATCCTAAAATCAATATTATTCAAGCATTTAGTTTTTGCGATGAAGATGAATACCTTGACTTGGAACCTTATGTTTCGCCTGATGGAGGAATTTGGAGTGGTAGCACAGGAATTGGTTTTGATCATTTTTTCAATCCATCTAAATCAAATTCAACGAACCCATTAGTATATAAAGTTAGTGATTCCAATGGTTGTGCAAATAGCAAGGAAATCTATTTTAATTTGAATCCTCTACCGATTGTAGACTTTGTAGCTGATAAAGATACAGGAACTCTGCCTTTGCAGGTTCAGTTTATAAATCAAAGTAGTATAAGCTCTGGTATAATTACTAATTATTTATGGTATTTTGGTGATGGAGATAGTTCGTTTTTCGAGCATCCATCTCATACTTATCTTAATCAAGGATTGCTGGATGTAAAACTAATAGCTATCAGTGATTCAACCTGTATTGGTGAATTGACAAAAGAGCAATTGATAGAAGTTTTCAGCTCGCTACATGAAAATCACGAACAATTCGTTACAATTTATCCCAATCCAGTATCAGATAAGTTATTCATTGATGTTGGAAAAATTACTAATTGTCAATCAATTTCAATATTTAATACCGTAGGTATGAAAGTGTTGTCGGATAATAATGCTAAATTACCTTGTACAATAGATGTTATTGGTCTGAAACAAGGAATTTACTTTCTTCAGTTGGATTTGAATGAATTTCAGCTTAGTAGGCGAATATTAATAGAATAG
- the gcvPA gene encoding aminomethyl-transferring glycine dehydrogenase subunit GcvPA, translating into MYMTYIPNTDAERAEMLKIIGVNSFEDLISNIPASLRLKGDLKISDAFSEYEVLKHMRDLSNKNETVTEFASYLGGGAYDHFIPAIVDHVISRPEFYTAYTPYQAELSQGTLQVMYEFQSCVSMLAGLDIANASLYDGGSAIAEAAIMAMNISRKDKILVASTLHDHYKEVLTTYLSGISVTYDEIAEDDGTISLADLKSKLSDDVAAVIVQHPNFFGNLEQVDEINKLVKEFPKVQFIVSFNPITVGILKSPGDYGADIAIAEGQPLGVPLSFGGPYIGLFATKDANIRKMPGRMAGKTLDSKGKEGFVLALQTREQHIKREKATSNICTNQGLITLAVLTYLTYIGKEGLVEVAKQCYNKAHYLAEEIEKIPGFELKYKKEFFNEFAINCEKNVDDILAKLHDQKIMGGLNLKKFGNTGLLIAVTEKRSKAELDNYVEVLKSL; encoded by the coding sequence ATTTACATGACTTACATTCCAAATACTGATGCTGAAAGAGCAGAAATGCTTAAGATTATTGGTGTAAATTCATTTGAAGATTTAATTTCAAATATTCCTGCTTCATTAAGATTAAAAGGTGATCTGAAAATTTCAGATGCTTTTTCTGAATATGAAGTATTAAAGCATATGAGAGATTTAAGTAATAAAAATGAAACCGTAACGGAATTTGCCAGCTATTTAGGTGGAGGCGCTTACGATCATTTTATTCCAGCAATTGTTGATCATGTCATATCTCGTCCAGAGTTTTACACAGCATATACACCCTATCAGGCAGAATTATCCCAAGGTACTTTACAGGTTATGTATGAATTTCAATCATGTGTAAGTATGTTAGCCGGATTGGATATTGCCAATGCTTCATTATATGATGGAGGAAGTGCTATTGCTGAAGCAGCTATTATGGCCATGAATATAAGCCGAAAAGATAAAATTCTGGTTGCATCTACACTTCACGATCATTATAAGGAAGTATTAACAACTTATTTATCTGGAATAAGTGTCACTTATGATGAAATCGCAGAAGATGATGGAACCATTAGTCTGGCTGATTTAAAGTCAAAATTGAGTGATGATGTAGCCGCTGTCATCGTGCAACATCCTAACTTTTTTGGCAATTTGGAGCAAGTTGATGAAATCAACAAATTAGTGAAAGAGTTTCCCAAAGTACAGTTTATCGTTTCTTTTAATCCTATTACAGTTGGTATATTAAAATCACCAGGCGATTATGGAGCTGACATAGCTATTGCTGAGGGTCAACCGTTAGGTGTTCCATTGAGTTTTGGTGGACCTTACATCGGCTTATTCGCAACCAAGGACGCTAATATTCGTAAAATGCCGGGAAGAATGGCTGGTAAAACACTCGATTCAAAAGGCAAAGAGGGATTTGTATTGGCTTTACAAACACGCGAGCAACACATCAAGCGCGAAAAAGCAACATCGAATATTTGTACAAACCAAGGTCTTATTACATTGGCCGTTCTAACCTACCTGACTTATATTGGAAAAGAAGGTTTAGTCGAAGTAGCTAAGCAATGTTATAACAAGGCACATTATTTGGCAGAAGAAATTGAAAAAATACCTGGATTTGAGTTAAAATACAAGAAAGAGTTTTTCAATGAATTTGCCATCAATTGTGAGAAAAATGTAGATGATATACTGGCCAAATTGCACGATCAAAAGATAATGGGTGGTTTGAATCTTAAGAAATTTGGAAACACAGGCTTATTAATAGCAGTTACAGAAAAGAGAAGCAAAGCGGAACTCGACAATTATGTGGAGGTTCTAAAATCTTTGTAA
- a CDS encoding T9SS type A sorting domain-containing protein, translating into MKKLLLILSIILASFSLKAIHITGGEIEWSCVGQDSFLITTTLYRECATLFPSNLTVTIKCETGALLASETITQPAETDITPTCASSCNKCTHPQFCTFPYGISKFEYVKLFVLSNAGSCCNLLISASMCCRSDNITTGASSNDILYLNAKLDRCLFPINASMEFADDPTTLICLNQNSLLNYQISAQSDIVANSTTDSVSYELTDNCTYSGSYSYDKPISFWGFPQKNNYLPKGIHMDNRNGFLLFNPQKVEQTVVAVKVKRFKKVNNTWIKIAETIRDHQLIVMSCTGNNLPIITGDYYEEICVGDTIQLSYMVYDKDINDSLTLMLDSFASGVQWSITKYSQDSLLAVLNWVPSEQQVSSIPYTFVVNAHDQHCPINGHDYKKVQIRVRSSNLKPGFTILDQNCGKYILEYNYKKVPAAIVNWLINGDTISQNFKCSLDFNQSGLYPLDIIVEDQFGCVQKSVDTFNVQNVLKVELPIDTIICMGDSIQIQSKVIGTSSPLSYLWIGGDTNSYLNTIPLFKDTYFHLSTSNTDGCSDEDSILIKVDDFGISLSQDTITCPGNPVELRATSQFDEGQIVSSFSWLDLSCTCPQGHTDSIIVYMQGTFSCEAINENGCMDKDTIVVIYDKEPELSFLPIPDICLNDENLALDSFVSPKGGIWYGQDTIIVKNNMLQVNKAQAKHYLLFYSYTDTTTQCFTFDKTTVEIKDYPNINMIQAFSFCNVDKYYDLEPYISPVGGIWSGSTAIGFDHFFNPSKANSTKPLVYKVTDSNGCVNSKEIYFNLNPLPIVDFVADKDTGTLPLQVQFSNQSSISSGIITDYLWYFGDGDSSFFEHPTHTYLNQGLLDVKLIAISDSSCIGELTKEQLIEVFSSLGKHPDQIVQIYPNPVSQSLFIDLGKTTISQSISLFNTLGEKVFSQNEKTLPCTINVSTFKPGVYLLQIELNENQFQKRILIE; encoded by the coding sequence ATGAAAAAATTACTTTTAATCTTATCCATTATTTTAGCAAGCTTCTCTTTAAAAGCCATTCATATTACCGGAGGCGAAATTGAATGGAGCTGTGTTGGTCAGGACAGTTTTCTGATTACTACAACTCTATATCGAGAATGTGCCACATTGTTCCCAAGTAATCTAACGGTTACTATCAAGTGTGAGACCGGTGCATTATTGGCTTCAGAAACTATTACACAACCCGCAGAAACTGATATTACACCTACTTGTGCTTCTTCATGCAATAAATGCACACACCCTCAATTTTGTACTTTTCCATATGGTATTTCAAAATTTGAGTATGTAAAATTATTTGTATTATCTAATGCTGGAAGTTGTTGCAACTTATTGATTAGTGCCAGTATGTGTTGCAGAAGTGATAATATTACAACTGGAGCATCGAGCAATGACATTTTATATCTTAATGCTAAACTTGATAGATGTTTATTTCCAATAAATGCCTCCATGGAATTTGCCGATGATCCCACTACTTTAATCTGCTTAAATCAAAATAGTTTACTCAATTATCAAATAAGTGCGCAAAGTGATATTGTAGCAAATTCAACAACAGATTCTGTTTCCTATGAACTGACAGATAATTGCACTTATTCTGGCTCATATTCTTATGACAAGCCTATTTCATTTTGGGGCTTCCCTCAAAAAAATAATTATTTGCCGAAAGGTATTCATATGGATAACAGAAATGGATTTTTATTATTTAATCCGCAAAAAGTTGAACAAACTGTTGTTGCCGTAAAAGTTAAAAGATTTAAAAAAGTAAACAATACATGGATTAAAATTGCCGAAACCATTAGAGATCATCAACTAATTGTTATGTCTTGTACGGGAAATAACTTACCTATTATTACTGGCGATTATTATGAAGAAATTTGTGTAGGCGATACAATACAATTAAGCTATATGGTCTATGATAAGGATATAAATGATTCACTTACATTGATGTTGGATTCATTTGCATCAGGTGTTCAATGGTCAATAACAAAATATTCCCAAGATAGTTTGTTGGCAGTTTTAAACTGGGTGCCATCAGAGCAACAAGTAAGTTCTATTCCCTATACTTTCGTTGTCAATGCACACGATCAACATTGTCCTATAAATGGACATGATTACAAAAAAGTGCAGATAAGGGTAAGATCTTCAAATTTGAAACCCGGATTTACTATTCTTGATCAAAATTGCGGCAAATACATACTTGAGTATAATTATAAAAAAGTTCCTGCAGCTATTGTTAATTGGCTTATAAATGGAGACACAATCTCACAAAATTTCAAATGTTCTTTGGATTTTAATCAAAGTGGATTGTATCCCTTGGATATTATAGTCGAAGATCAATTTGGGTGTGTGCAGAAGTCTGTTGATACTTTTAATGTCCAAAATGTCCTTAAAGTTGAATTGCCAATAGATACTATTATTTGCATGGGAGATAGTATTCAAATTCAAAGCAAAGTTATAGGAACAAGCTCACCACTATCCTATTTGTGGATAGGAGGGGATACGAACTCTTATCTAAATACGATACCCTTATTTAAAGATACTTACTTTCATTTATCAACTTCAAATACCGATGGCTGTAGTGATGAGGATTCTATATTAATTAAAGTCGATGACTTTGGTATTTCACTTTCTCAGGATACAATTACCTGCCCTGGTAATCCAGTAGAACTGAGAGCTACATCGCAATTTGATGAAGGCCAAATAGTATCATCTTTCAGTTGGCTGGATTTGTCTTGCACATGCCCACAAGGACACACCGATAGTATTATCGTTTATATGCAAGGTACTTTTAGTTGTGAAGCGATTAATGAAAATGGCTGTATGGACAAAGATACAATTGTAGTTATTTATGATAAAGAACCTGAGCTTAGCTTTTTGCCGATTCCAGATATTTGCCTGAATGATGAAAATCTGGCTCTCGATAGTTTTGTATCTCCAAAAGGAGGAATCTGGTATGGTCAGGATACTATTATTGTTAAAAACAATATGTTGCAGGTAAATAAAGCACAAGCTAAACATTATTTGCTTTTTTATTCCTACACAGATACAACCACACAATGTTTCACTTTCGACAAAACAACTGTTGAGATAAAAGATTATCCTAATATCAATATGATTCAAGCCTTTAGTTTTTGTAATGTAGACAAATACTATGATTTGGAGCCTTATATTTCGCCTGTTGGAGGAATTTGGAGTGGTAGCACAGCAATTGGTTTTGATCATTTTTTCAATCCATCCAAAGCAAATTCAACGAAACCATTAGTTTATAAAGTTACTGATTCCAATGGTTGTGTAAATAGCAAGGAAATCTATTTTAATTTGAATCCACTACCGATTGTAGATTTTGTTGCTGATAAAGATACAGGAACTCTGCCTTTGCAGGTTCAGTTTTCCAATCAAAGTAGCATAAGCTCTGGTATAATTACTGATTATTTATGGTATTTTGGTGATGGAGATAGTTCGTTTTTCGAGCATCCAACTCATACTTATCTAAATCAGGGATTGCTGGATGTAAAACTAATTGCTATCAGTGATTCAAGCTGTATTGGTGAATTGACAAAAGAGCAATTGATAGAGGTATTTAGTTCATTAGGTAAACATCCTGATCAAATTGTGCAAATCTATCCAAATCCTGTCTCACAAAGTTTATTTATTGATTTGGGAAAAACTACTATCAGTCAATCAATTTCCTTATTTAATACCCTAGGCGAAAAAGTGTTCTCTCAAAACGAAAAAACACTTCCTTGTACAATTAATGTTAGTACTTTTAAACCAGGCGTTTATCTTCTTCAGATAGAATTAAATGAGAATCAGTTTCAAAAGCGAATACTAATTGAATGA
- a CDS encoding T9SS type A sorting domain-containing protein: MKKQTFLALALFISLSFFVKAQTGYLGGDITWTCIGSDSFIIKMVLYKDCNQAAMPDSIQMPIKCKSTGTLIQNLTIMKPPPVDITPTCGATSTRCQDPNSTFPYGIEQYTYSKLIVIPSSVSCCEISMSYTACCRSKAFTNIQGNSPFHLEAWLNRCISPCDNSPSFTNPPIAIICKDQDFVFCHGVVDIDVGGSGGLLDSLSYEWVAPKISSTAIVTYNSPFTFDKSMYFWGYPNEKLPFPRGFHLDQICGGIQFRPDSFGFSSMAEKVTEFRNGQKIIGETTREIAIIVIQCPKNNAPVLAGPYYKETCATSTVHFSIHTNDYDSKDTLLISWNGSISGALWNDNNKVVKHPTGTLSWTPAKEDASDIPYVFTVTVKDDACPVNGSATRAYQILVKPLPEAEHTKIDSGGGLYYFHAKTIVGKNPSYTWVGNFNPGFVFAGPSMHYKFDKPGKYPYTLQVETQQCQRIYFDTLVYDTNVSISPVKAKKLVVYPNPAGEQILLKFENPEVIRAISVFNSLGETVLQKSKTNLPYLLDISSLNTGVYILQLDTQTEKYWKRILIK, encoded by the coding sequence ATGAAAAAACAGACTTTTCTAGCACTTGCTCTATTTATCTCTTTATCATTTTTTGTAAAAGCACAAACTGGCTATCTTGGAGGTGATATTACCTGGACGTGTATAGGTTCCGATAGTTTTATAATTAAAATGGTCTTGTATAAAGATTGCAATCAAGCTGCAATGCCAGATTCTATTCAAATGCCTATTAAGTGTAAATCAACAGGCACTTTAATTCAAAACCTTACAATAATGAAACCACCTCCGGTTGATATTACACCAACTTGTGGAGCAACTTCAACACGTTGTCAGGATCCCAACAGTACTTTTCCATATGGTATCGAACAATACACTTATTCAAAGTTGATTGTAATACCAAGTTCAGTTAGTTGTTGCGAAATTAGTATGTCGTATACAGCTTGTTGCAGAAGTAAAGCATTCACAAATATTCAGGGAAATAGTCCTTTTCATTTGGAAGCATGGTTAAACCGATGTATTTCTCCATGTGATAATTCCCCGAGTTTTACGAATCCTCCCATTGCTATTATTTGTAAAGATCAGGATTTTGTTTTTTGCCATGGAGTTGTAGATATTGATGTTGGAGGAAGTGGAGGCTTACTCGATTCCCTATCATATGAGTGGGTGGCTCCAAAAATATCATCTACTGCTATTGTTACCTATAATAGTCCATTTACATTTGATAAATCCATGTATTTTTGGGGATATCCAAATGAGAAATTACCATTTCCTAGAGGATTTCATTTGGATCAAATTTGTGGTGGAATTCAATTCAGACCGGATTCTTTTGGCTTTTCATCTATGGCAGAGAAAGTGACTGAGTTCCGTAATGGGCAAAAAATTATTGGTGAGACCACCCGCGAAATTGCCATTATTGTAATTCAATGTCCAAAAAACAATGCACCTGTTTTAGCTGGGCCCTATTATAAAGAAACATGTGCTACTTCTACAGTACACTTCAGTATTCACACAAATGATTACGATTCAAAAGATACTTTATTGATAAGCTGGAATGGAAGTATTTCAGGAGCTTTATGGAATGATAATAATAAAGTAGTAAAACATCCAACAGGAACGCTCTCTTGGACACCTGCTAAAGAAGATGCCAGTGACATTCCTTATGTTTTTACGGTTACAGTAAAAGATGATGCATGTCCGGTAAATGGGAGTGCAACAAGAGCCTATCAAATTTTAGTAAAACCTCTGCCAGAAGCAGAACATACCAAAATTGACAGTGGAGGAGGTCTTTATTATTTTCATGCAAAAACGATTGTTGGAAAGAATCCTTCTTACACATGGGTTGGGAATTTCAATCCGGGATTTGTTTTTGCCGGACCTTCCATGCATTATAAATTTGATAAACCAGGGAAATATCCATATACGCTGCAGGTTGAAACTCAGCAATGTCAGCGCATTTATTTTGATACTTTAGTTTATGATACCAATGTGTCGATATCTCCAGTAAAAGCAAAAAAATTAGTGGTTTATCCAAATCCAGCAGGTGAACAAATCCTGTTAAAGTTTGAAAATCCTGAAGTTATTCGAGCAATTAGTGTTTTCAATTCTTTAGGCGAAACTGTATTGCAAAAATCAAAAACTAATTTACCCTATTTATTGGACATAAGCTCATTAAATACAGGAGTATACATCCTTCAACTTGATACGCAAACTGAAAAATATTGGAAGCGTATTTTAATAAAATAG
- a CDS encoding T9SS type A sorting domain-containing protein has translation MKNLLLTLLLITTGFLAKASFMAGEIGWTQIGQDSFLIEAKLYRDCNEEEFKQKLLSVNYAKSGALAKKIILEQVATKDVTPVCKHCCTRCDNLSCSFPFGFQECIYQGVLVIQRLPTECEIILRVDDLFFNKNIMTLKEGQAAVLESRINICLKSKVNSPDFQSLPTQIFCIGRDIEVDLACSNEKEYDSIVYSMKEIPANTGHPISYSDNYSYSKPIYYWGFPDQYPFPRGFVLHAQSQKLRFRPMKIQTTVFMVEASVYRGATRLGLVNRIFQFIVLSCPNNNPPVLSGPYYKEVCGGDTAKFIIHSNDYDSKDTLRLTLNNKIAGVHWSDNNNQTKHPTGTFLWATTTTDISTIPYSFSVSVVDDACTMEATSSRAYQILVKKCGSTDIEVDFIRDFLIYPNPATTYLYIQSYHLDLSIGEIELFSVSGDRLYHVTDLHEKWHRINIEKLNKGTYIVKVTPLIGKHRIQTIQIYR, from the coding sequence ATGAAAAATTTACTTTTAACCTTATTATTGATTACTACTGGGTTTTTGGCAAAAGCTAGTTTTATGGCTGGCGAAATAGGCTGGACACAAATAGGGCAGGATAGTTTTTTAATTGAGGCAAAACTTTACAGGGATTGCAATGAAGAAGAGTTCAAGCAAAAACTGTTGTCTGTAAATTATGCAAAATCGGGTGCTTTGGCTAAAAAGATAATCCTAGAACAGGTTGCAACAAAAGATGTAACACCCGTTTGCAAGCATTGCTGTACGCGTTGTGATAATTTATCATGTTCTTTTCCTTTTGGTTTTCAGGAATGTATATACCAGGGTGTTTTAGTCATACAAAGATTACCAACAGAATGTGAAATTATCCTGCGAGTTGACGACCTGTTTTTCAATAAAAATATTATGACCCTAAAAGAGGGGCAGGCTGCTGTATTGGAGTCCAGGATAAATATTTGTTTGAAGTCTAAAGTAAATTCGCCAGACTTTCAATCTTTGCCTACTCAGATTTTCTGCATCGGACGAGATATTGAAGTTGATTTGGCATGCTCAAATGAAAAGGAGTATGATTCCATTGTCTATTCCATGAAAGAAATACCTGCAAATACAGGGCATCCAATTAGCTACAGCGATAACTATAGTTATAGTAAACCTATTTACTATTGGGGGTTTCCAGATCAATATCCATTTCCCAGAGGTTTTGTTTTGCATGCGCAATCGCAGAAATTACGTTTTCGACCCATGAAAATTCAGACTACGGTTTTTATGGTTGAAGCATCTGTATATCGTGGTGCTACTCGACTTGGACTTGTAAACAGAATTTTTCAATTCATTGTTCTGAGTTGTCCGAATAACAATCCTCCTGTATTGTCGGGTCCATATTACAAAGAGGTTTGTGGAGGAGATACAGCTAAGTTTATTATTCATTCAAATGATTATGATTCAAAGGATACATTAAGGCTAACTTTAAATAACAAAATTGCTGGTGTACATTGGTCTGATAATAATAATCAAACAAAGCATCCTACAGGAACTTTTTTATGGGCAACAACTACTACAGATATAAGCACTATACCCTATAGTTTTTCAGTTTCTGTTGTCGATGACGCTTGTACTATGGAGGCAACTTCTAGTCGTGCCTATCAGATTTTAGTAAAGAAATGTGGTTCAACAGACATTGAGGTAGATTTTATACGGGACTTTTTGATTTATCCCAATCCTGCTACTACCTATCTGTACATACAGTCTTATCATTTGGATTTAAGCATTGGTGAAATTGAATTGTTTTCAGTAAGTGGAGACAGGCTTTATCATGTTACTGATTTACATGAAAAATGGCACAGAATAAATATCGAAAAGCTAAACAAAGGAACATACATTGTAAAAGTTACTCCTTTAATTGGGAAACACCGAATTCAAACTATTCAGATTTATCGATGA